The proteins below are encoded in one region of Dehalococcoidales bacterium:
- a CDS encoding acyl-CoA dehydratase activase, whose translation MTEYIVAGVDIGSTTAKAVILKNGEFLLGRIEPTGSNPAHAGREIMESAIIDSGYDKSLLGFTVVTGYGRVSASFADKTVTEITCHGRGAHFVSPDIKTVIDIGGQDSKVISVDSSGKVVDFVINDKCASGTGRFLESAAQLVLHVPLEDLGNLSAASTEICKISSMCTVFAQTEIISLLAAGESKENIIAGLHSSIAGRVGTMANRLGVKPVVMMTGGVAKNSGVKYALEQELGTEIIVPTDIDPQLIGALGAALIAEDLLKAGTTK comes from the coding sequence ATGACAGAATACATCGTAGCCGGGGTCGATATTGGTAGCACAACAGCGAAAGCAGTAATCCTGAAAAATGGCGAATTTCTGCTGGGCAGAATCGAACCAACCGGTTCAAATCCGGCACATGCAGGCCGGGAGATCATGGAGTCCGCCATAATCGATTCCGGTTATGATAAATCCTTGCTTGGGTTCACTGTGGTAACAGGGTATGGAAGAGTAAGTGCATCTTTTGCGGATAAGACAGTGACTGAAATAACCTGTCACGGACGCGGCGCCCACTTTGTGTCACCGGATATCAAGACTGTCATTGATATCGGCGGTCAGGATTCCAAGGTGATATCGGTAGATTCGAGTGGTAAAGTGGTCGATTTCGTAATAAATGACAAGTGCGCTTCCGGCACTGGTCGGTTTTTAGAATCAGCTGCCCAGTTAGTATTGCACGTACCTCTTGAAGATCTTGGAAATTTATCTGCGGCTTCAACTGAAATATGCAAAATTTCAAGCATGTGTACCGTATTTGCCCAAACGGAGATTATCTCTCTTTTAGCTGCCGGAGAAAGCAAGGAGAACATCATTGCCGGCTTGCATAGCTCTATAGCCGGACGAGTCGGCACGATGGCTAATCGATTAGGAGTAAAACCCGTTGTAATGATGACTGGCGGTGTCGCTAAAAACAGCGGAGTCAAATATGCACTGGAGCAAGAGTTGGGTACTGAAATCATAGTACCAACAGATATTGATCCCCAACTCATTGGCGCCTTGGGGGCGGCTTTGATTGCCGAGGATTTGCTTAAGGCTGGTACAACAAAATAA
- a CDS encoding aldehyde ferredoxin oxidoreductase N-terminal domain-containing protein, which produces MSELYGWAGNILDIDLGSGRISKIATEKYAFEYIGGKGLMHCLAWEHIPKGTSAFSPDNCLMLSTGPLTGTPAPTSGRMEVGGVSPQSIPEMYSHSGIGGWFGPKLKYSGFDAVIIRGAAPSPCYVCITDGNAEIRDARYLWGLGIYATQHELKRIHGKDSCNLVIGPAGEKKSRIAIMLTDSGNAAGQGGFGGVAGSKNLKAISVKGSGSIRIARPVELLQRRSDIARIPAKNPLTQYEDLEYFGQTLKNIPWPRFKLSCSQSCDRYCMPALLNVPRSTRGGFHCSDFACIGKLAAGWQQSDDHGEEPGVEWPLWSHNIERGLEVIELTNDLGLNQYEILGGMVPWLVMCAHEGLFSASETGLIIEPEKPEWWVKLLNQIAYRQDFGDLLAEGTSRAISTLGKEKFGETIYTGIRRYKGVDRPTPVSLQQAWGYAAHYSGRGINASLPYPDWLLRALTWMTQTRDSNNDTHHRSKADDLEKFKKDPYKSDIGPKMAIWDEHRSEIKCSLTLCDWAFPIVHFSSAESKFLSAVTGRDTSEEELDFIGERLKNLQRAVLIRNHDRSREQEVNEILPFFKRPDGTTGSIIDEGGFSLMVDNYYKQRGWDTITGWPTRTKYEQLGLGHVADEMARLGLLPN; this is translated from the coding sequence TTGAGCGAGCTTTATGGCTGGGCAGGAAATATTTTGGATATAGATTTGGGAAGCGGGCGTATTTCAAAGATCGCTACTGAGAAATACGCTTTTGAATATATCGGCGGAAAAGGGCTAATGCATTGTCTGGCTTGGGAGCATATTCCCAAAGGAACAAGCGCTTTTAGCCCAGATAATTGCCTTATGCTTTCAACTGGCCCGCTCACGGGTACACCAGCTCCCACTTCGGGCAGAATGGAGGTCGGTGGTGTATCTCCGCAGAGCATACCGGAGATGTATTCACATTCTGGTATCGGTGGCTGGTTCGGCCCCAAACTTAAATACAGTGGATTCGATGCAGTTATTATTCGAGGAGCTGCTCCTTCACCTTGTTACGTATGTATCACTGATGGTAACGCTGAAATCAGGGATGCACGGTATTTGTGGGGTTTGGGTATCTACGCAACCCAGCACGAATTAAAAAGAATACATGGAAAGGATTCGTGCAATCTGGTAATCGGGCCAGCAGGTGAGAAAAAATCCAGAATTGCAATTATGCTTACCGACAGCGGCAATGCAGCTGGCCAGGGCGGATTTGGAGGAGTCGCTGGTTCCAAGAATCTTAAAGCAATAAGCGTAAAGGGATCGGGCTCAATTCGCATAGCTCGACCTGTTGAATTATTACAAAGGCGCAGTGACATTGCCCGCATACCAGCAAAAAATCCTCTGACACAGTATGAGGATCTGGAATATTTTGGACAAACTCTCAAGAATATACCCTGGCCGAGGTTCAAACTTTCTTGCTCTCAATCTTGCGATAGATACTGCATGCCAGCATTGTTAAATGTTCCCAGATCAACCCGTGGTGGATTCCATTGTTCTGATTTTGCTTGTATCGGTAAACTGGCTGCCGGCTGGCAGCAAAGCGATGATCACGGAGAGGAACCTGGAGTCGAGTGGCCATTGTGGTCACACAACATTGAAAGAGGGCTTGAAGTTATCGAGCTAACCAATGACTTGGGCTTGAACCAGTATGAAATCTTGGGTGGAATGGTTCCGTGGCTGGTAATGTGTGCACACGAAGGTCTCTTTTCAGCAAGCGAAACCGGTTTAATCATAGAACCAGAAAAGCCCGAATGGTGGGTAAAACTACTCAACCAGATTGCATATAGGCAAGATTTCGGTGACTTACTGGCTGAAGGAACAAGCCGGGCAATAAGCACCCTGGGAAAAGAAAAATTTGGCGAAACCATATATACAGGTATTCGACGCTATAAAGGAGTTGACCGGCCTACACCAGTGAGCCTTCAGCAAGCTTGGGGGTATGCCGCGCATTATAGCGGTAGAGGCATAAATGCATCTCTACCTTATCCCGACTGGCTACTCAGAGCCTTAACCTGGATGACTCAAACCAGGGATTCCAACAATGATACACACCATCGTTCAAAGGCTGATGACCTGGAGAAATTTAAAAAAGATCCCTATAAAAGCGATATCGGGCCTAAGATGGCTATTTGGGACGAGCATCGCTCAGAAATAAAATGCTCCCTTACGTTGTGCGATTGGGCGTTTCCTATTGTTCATTTCTCCAGCGCTGAATCAAAGTTTTTATCTGCAGTTACCGGTCGGGATACTTCTGAAGAAGAGCTGGACTTCATCGGAGAGAGGTTAAAAAATCTGCAAAGGGCAGTGCTTATCCGAAATCACGACCGAAGCAGAGAGCAAGAAGTTAACGAGATTTTGCCTTTTTTCAAACGCCCTGATGGAACAACGGGATCAATAATAGATGAAGGCGGTTTTTCTTTAATGGTAGATAATTATTACAAGCAACGCGGCTGGGATACCATCACCGGTTGGCCAACCAGAACCAAGTACGAACAGCTGGGCCTTGGGCATGTTGCTGATGAAATGGCAAGATTGGGATTATTACCGAATTAG
- a CDS encoding twin-arginine translocation signal domain-containing protein: MSKITRREFIKDASLAAGGLLAGSGAAALYSRNPVSTNVLKPNNRLTQTATNESVCTGCETCELVCSVFHDGAVGPNLRRIWLNKNEDSLTYQVLTCLQCDYPSCYFACPQRDKALCIEGGSGIRYINSNECTQGCKECVKACTLEPPRISFDPEQQIVRMCDMCRNRPAGPACIEFCPAQCLKMEGR, from the coding sequence TTGAGTAAAATAACCCGAAGGGAATTTATTAAAGACGCCAGTCTGGCTGCAGGTGGTTTATTAGCTGGAAGTGGTGCCGCAGCTCTGTATTCAAGGAACCCCGTTTCTACGAATGTTCTTAAACCTAATAACCGATTGACTCAAACGGCAACGAACGAATCGGTTTGCACAGGTTGTGAGACCTGCGAGTTAGTTTGCTCTGTTTTTCATGATGGTGCAGTTGGCCCTAATCTACGCCGCATATGGCTGAATAAAAACGAAGATAGCCTGACCTATCAAGTACTTACCTGTTTGCAATGCGATTATCCCTCCTGTTATTTTGCCTGCCCTCAAAGAGATAAAGCGTTGTGTATTGAAGGGGGATCAGGAATACGTTATATCAATTCCAATGAATGTACCCAAGGCTGCAAAGAATGCGTTAAAGCCTGTACGCTGGAACCACCTAGAATCAGTTTCGATCCTGAACAACAGATTGTGCGAATGTGCGATATGTGCAGGAACAGGCCAGCCGGACCTGCCTGCATTGAGTTTTGCCCTGCCCAATGTCTGAAAATGGAGGGAAGATAA